A region of Pyxidicoccus parkwaysis DNA encodes the following proteins:
- a CDS encoding polymer-forming cytoskeletal protein — protein MSTVRSMQSHGRAPVAWVLATLVLGVVFPGVARAADLRTGDTVVIGPQEVINDDLYVFAREVDIQGTVHGDVMTAARKVTLQGKVDGDVFSAAANTLVKGQVGGSLRSATNKLQMGAIVGKDALLAGNLMQLLPEGNIPGDLIIAGNLVDVRSQVGGNMRAASQMLTLGAPVKGTVNAEVNTLNFEDGARIGGDLSVTSEKAVQVPPGVVAGKVEQTRAHEASAGSVALGVLYLWVRSIVGLFALGLLLALLAPRLARSAPVVLRERPWQSLGWGVAAFVVAPIAASIVFAVGLVVGGWWLGVFVLGLYALALLASFPVVGMLIGRQLLEKFGRHGPSLVLALFTGIALLTLLRRVPYLGGLVAMVTMFFGMGALLLAIRGLRSTTTPVSAHA, from the coding sequence ATGTCCACGGTCAGGTCCATGCAGTCACACGGAAGGGCGCCGGTCGCATGGGTGCTCGCGACGCTCGTGCTGGGAGTTGTGTTCCCTGGAGTCGCGAGGGCCGCGGACCTGCGCACCGGGGACACGGTGGTCATCGGCCCGCAGGAGGTCATCAACGATGACCTGTATGTCTTTGCGCGGGAAGTGGACATCCAGGGCACGGTGCACGGCGACGTGATGACGGCGGCGCGGAAGGTCACGCTTCAGGGCAAGGTGGACGGCGACGTGTTCTCCGCGGCGGCGAACACGTTGGTGAAGGGACAGGTGGGCGGCAGCCTGCGGAGCGCCACGAACAAGCTCCAGATGGGAGCCATCGTGGGAAAGGACGCGCTGCTCGCCGGTAACCTCATGCAGCTGCTTCCCGAGGGCAACATCCCGGGGGACCTCATCATCGCGGGGAACCTGGTGGACGTCCGGTCCCAGGTGGGCGGGAACATGCGGGCCGCTTCGCAGATGCTCACACTCGGCGCACCGGTGAAGGGCACCGTGAATGCCGAGGTGAACACGCTGAACTTCGAGGACGGAGCACGCATCGGTGGAGACCTGAGCGTCACGTCTGAGAAAGCGGTGCAGGTGCCTCCGGGGGTGGTGGCGGGCAAGGTGGAGCAGACACGGGCCCATGAAGCGAGCGCTGGGAGCGTCGCGCTCGGCGTGCTGTACCTCTGGGTGCGCTCCATCGTCGGCCTGTTCGCACTGGGGTTGTTGCTGGCGCTGCTGGCGCCCCGGCTCGCGAGGAGCGCTCCGGTGGTGCTGCGGGAGCGCCCCTGGCAGAGCCTGGGTTGGGGCGTGGCGGCCTTCGTCGTCGCGCCCATCGCCGCGTCCATCGTCTTCGCGGTGGGGCTCGTCGTGGGAGGTTGGTGGCTCGGCGTGTTCGTGCTCGGGCTCTACGCGCTGGCACTCCTCGCGAGTTTCCCCGTGGTGGGGATGCTCATTGGCAGGCAACTGCTGGAGAAGTTCGGCAGGCACGGGCCGTCACTGGTGCTGGCCTTGTTCACGGGAATCGCGCTGCTGACGTTGCTGCGGCGGGTGCCCTATCTCGGCGGATTGGTCGCCATGGTCACCATGTTCTTCGGAATGGGAGCACTGCTGCTGGCCATCCGGGGACTGCGCAGCACTACCACTCCCGTCAGCGCTCACGCCTGA
- a CDS encoding aldose epimerase family protein, whose product MSGPFPGIAGLDTYALVDGGCRVEVIPSRGALVTRMTVDGDEVLYLDESTVADPAKNVRGGIPVLFPIAGPLPGDSYPADRKTYSLPQHGFARKLPWKVRQAEDSLLVVGLSSSEETLKQFPWEFDAQLTFSLVGTRLTLDFDVENKDTRPLPLHLGYHPYFRVPEALKAKATVETNATHAWDNRLKREVPFTGLDLTQQEVDLHLRDHSGPGTKLERGPGSRPVHLSWSPEFRLLVVWTLKGKDFVCVEPWTAAAGALATGEGLLHVAPGERASLAFDIEA is encoded by the coding sequence ATGAGCGGTCCGTTCCCCGGCATCGCCGGTCTGGACACGTACGCGCTGGTGGACGGCGGGTGCCGCGTGGAGGTGATTCCCTCGCGCGGCGCCCTCGTCACGCGGATGACGGTGGATGGCGACGAGGTGCTGTACCTCGACGAGTCCACCGTCGCCGACCCGGCGAAGAACGTGCGTGGTGGCATTCCCGTCCTCTTTCCCATCGCCGGGCCGCTGCCGGGGGACTCGTACCCCGCGGACCGCAAGACGTACTCACTGCCGCAGCACGGCTTCGCGAGAAAGCTGCCGTGGAAGGTGCGGCAGGCGGAGGACTCGCTGTTGGTGGTAGGGCTTTCGTCCTCCGAGGAGACGCTGAAGCAGTTCCCGTGGGAGTTCGACGCGCAGCTCACGTTCTCGCTGGTGGGGACGCGGCTGACGTTGGACTTCGACGTGGAGAACAAGGACACGCGGCCCCTGCCGCTGCACCTGGGCTACCACCCGTACTTCCGTGTGCCCGAGGCGCTGAAGGCGAAAGCGACGGTGGAGACGAATGCCACGCACGCCTGGGACAACCGCCTGAAGCGCGAGGTGCCCTTCACGGGTCTGGACCTCACGCAGCAGGAGGTGGACCTGCACCTGCGGGACCACTCGGGCCCTGGGACGAAGTTGGAGCGTGGGCCTGGGAGCCGGCCGGTGCACCTGTCCTGGAGCCCGGAGTTCCGCCTGCTCGTGGTGTGGACGCTGAAGGGCAAGGACTTCGTCTGCGTGGAGCCCTGGACTGCGGCGGCCGGTGCGCTCGCCACGGGTGAGGGACTGCTGCATGTGGCGCCTGGAGAGCGGGCGTCGCTCGCGTTCGATATCGAGGCGTGA
- the uraD gene encoding 2-oxo-4-hydroxy-4-carboxy-5-ureidoimidazoline decarboxylase has product MSAPLERLNKLLPSEARAELMRCCGSSRWADGMVRARPFEDAEHLLSEASWLWKQTGPEDWREAFTHHPRIGESQLRAKFAATASWSSQEQGGVKGADEAVLKGLAEGNVEYEKRFGFIFLVCATGKSAAEMLELLRARLDNPPDEELRIAAEEQAKITRIRLEKLLAS; this is encoded by the coding sequence ATGAGCGCGCCGCTGGAGCGGCTCAACAAGCTGCTGCCCTCGGAGGCTCGCGCGGAGCTGATGCGCTGCTGCGGCTCCTCGCGCTGGGCGGATGGCATGGTGCGCGCGCGTCCCTTCGAGGATGCGGAGCACCTGCTCTCCGAGGCCTCGTGGCTCTGGAAGCAGACGGGGCCGGAGGACTGGCGCGAGGCCTTCACGCACCACCCGCGCATCGGCGAGTCGCAGTTGCGCGCGAAGTTCGCCGCCACCGCGTCCTGGTCCTCGCAGGAGCAGGGCGGGGTGAAGGGCGCGGACGAGGCGGTGCTGAAGGGCCTGGCCGAGGGCAACGTCGAGTACGAGAAGCGCTTCGGCTTCATCTTCCTGGTGTGCGCCACCGGGAAGAGCGCGGCGGAGATGCTGGAGCTGCTGCGCGCGCGGCTGGACAACCCTCCGGACGAGGAGCTGCGCATCGCCGCCGAAGAGCAGGCGAAAATCACCCGCATCCGATTGGAGAAGCTGCTGGCGTCATGA
- the allB gene encoding allantoinase AllB: MSGEQFVLRSRRVVTPGGLREAAVVVKDGKVAAVVAPSEIPAGLPVTDVGDKVVMPGVVDSHAHINEPGRTEWEGFETATRAAAAGGITTVVDMPLNSLPPTTTLDALKLKASTAEGRCMVDHAFWGGVIPGNADQLEALIDAGISGFKCFLCPSGVDEFPHSDRAVLDVAMPVLARRGVPLIVHAELESPVRRGAAQADPRTYRGYLESRPKRWENDAIRMMVELARKHGTRVHIVHLSSAEALPILRDARREGLPVSVETCPHYLSFTAEEIQDGATHFKCAPPIREADNRERLWTGLAQGDIELVVSDHSPCTPALKHLEKGDFGAAWGGIASLQLSLPAVWTEARKRGLGLEQLVRWMCEAPAKLVGLEGVKGALVPGADADLVVFDAEASFPVEASRLLHRHPITPYAGRTLYGVVEMTFLRGMKIHERGQPLPHPVGRWVRRPVAARVAA, encoded by the coding sequence ATGAGCGGAGAGCAGTTCGTGCTGCGCAGCCGGCGGGTGGTGACGCCCGGCGGCCTGCGCGAGGCGGCGGTGGTGGTGAAGGACGGGAAGGTGGCCGCGGTGGTGGCGCCTTCCGAGATTCCGGCGGGCCTGCCGGTGACGGACGTGGGCGACAAGGTGGTGATGCCCGGCGTGGTGGACAGCCACGCGCACATCAACGAGCCCGGCCGCACCGAGTGGGAGGGCTTCGAGACGGCCACGCGCGCGGCGGCCGCCGGTGGCATCACCACCGTGGTGGACATGCCGCTCAACTCGCTGCCGCCCACCACCACGCTGGACGCGCTCAAGCTCAAGGCGAGCACCGCCGAGGGCCGCTGCATGGTGGACCATGCCTTCTGGGGCGGCGTCATTCCGGGCAACGCGGACCAGCTGGAAGCGCTCATCGACGCGGGCATCTCCGGCTTCAAGTGCTTCCTGTGCCCTTCGGGCGTGGATGAGTTCCCGCACTCGGACCGCGCGGTGCTGGACGTGGCCATGCCGGTGCTCGCGCGGCGGGGCGTGCCGCTCATCGTCCACGCGGAGCTGGAGTCGCCCGTGCGGCGCGGTGCCGCGCAGGCGGACCCTCGCACGTACCGGGGCTACCTGGAGTCGCGGCCGAAGCGCTGGGAGAACGACGCCATCCGGATGATGGTGGAGCTGGCGCGCAAGCATGGTACCCGCGTGCACATCGTCCACCTCTCCTCGGCGGAGGCGCTGCCCATCCTCCGCGACGCGCGCCGCGAGGGGCTGCCCGTGTCCGTGGAGACGTGCCCGCACTACCTCTCCTTCACGGCGGAGGAAATCCAGGATGGTGCCACCCACTTCAAGTGCGCGCCGCCCATCCGCGAGGCGGACAACCGCGAGCGGCTGTGGACGGGGCTCGCACAGGGGGACATCGAGCTGGTGGTGTCGGACCACTCGCCCTGCACGCCGGCGCTGAAGCACCTGGAGAAGGGTGACTTCGGCGCGGCGTGGGGCGGCATCGCCTCGTTGCAGCTCAGCCTGCCGGCGGTGTGGACGGAGGCGCGCAAGCGCGGCCTGGGGTTGGAGCAGCTGGTGCGCTGGATGTGCGAGGCGCCCGCGAAGCTGGTGGGGCTCGAAGGGGTGAAGGGGGCGCTCGTGCCCGGGGCGGACGCGGACCTCGTCGTGTTCGACGCGGAGGCTTCCTTCCCCGTCGAGGCCTCGCGCCTGCTACACCGTCACCCGATTACGCCCTATGCGGGGCGGACGCTGTATGGCGTGGTGGAGATGACCTTCCTGCGCGGAATGAAGATTCACGAGCGTGGCCAGCCGTTGCCACACCCGGTTGGACGCTGGGTGCGCCGCCCCGTCGCGGCGCGCGTCGCTGCCTGA
- the pruA gene encoding L-glutamate gamma-semialdehyde dehydrogenase, with product MINATTRVPAPKNEPVLSHAPGSPERRELQATLKRMSAEQLEIPVIIGGKHVRTGKTDTVRMPHKHSHVLATLHEADAGTVEQAIQNSLSVKEDWARMPFQSRAAIFLRAAELLATRYRPIMNAATMLGQSKTAHQAEIDATCEAVDFLRYNVHFAEQILAMQPENSPQTWNMTDYRPLDGFVFSVAPFNFTSIAMNLAVAPALMGNVVLFKPSNTAAYSAWYIMELLREAGLPDGVINMLPGDGPTVGNPVLASPHLGGIHFTGSTPTFNVMWKTVGENISRYKQYPRIVGETGGKDFIVAHPSAADDLEALAVAIVRGGFEYQGQKCSAPSRIFVPESMWPKLKPRLQALISEIRMGDVTDFRNFMGAVIDEKSFKKTSGYIDLAKNDSGATVVAGGEVDRKEGWFIKPTLVQLQDPKHRIMREEIFAPVVGLHVYPDSKYVETLREVDAAASYALTGSVFARDRKAIDTALSELRHAAGNFYINDKPTGAVVGQQPFGGSRASGTNDKAGSLLNLTRWTSPRTIKENFIPPTKVAYPFMDSDPHEGAI from the coding sequence GTGATCAACGCCACCACCCGCGTCCCGGCTCCGAAGAACGAGCCCGTCCTTTCCCACGCGCCCGGCTCGCCCGAGCGCCGCGAGCTGCAGGCCACGCTCAAGCGGATGAGCGCCGAGCAGCTCGAGATTCCCGTCATCATCGGCGGCAAGCACGTGCGCACCGGCAAGACGGACACCGTGCGCATGCCGCACAAGCACTCGCACGTGCTGGCCACCCTGCACGAGGCCGACGCCGGCACCGTGGAGCAGGCCATCCAGAACTCGCTCTCCGTGAAGGAGGACTGGGCGCGCATGCCGTTCCAGTCGCGTGCCGCCATCTTCCTGCGCGCCGCGGAGCTGCTGGCCACGCGCTACCGCCCCATCATGAACGCCGCCACCATGCTGGGTCAGTCGAAGACGGCCCACCAGGCGGAAATCGACGCCACGTGCGAGGCGGTGGACTTCCTCCGCTACAACGTCCACTTCGCCGAGCAGATTCTGGCCATGCAGCCGGAGAACTCGCCACAGACGTGGAACATGACGGACTACCGCCCGCTGGACGGGTTCGTCTTCTCCGTGGCGCCGTTCAACTTCACGTCCATCGCCATGAATCTCGCGGTGGCCCCGGCGCTGATGGGCAACGTGGTGCTCTTCAAGCCGTCCAACACCGCCGCGTACAGCGCCTGGTACATCATGGAGCTCTTGCGCGAGGCGGGCCTGCCCGACGGCGTCATCAACATGCTGCCGGGTGACGGCCCCACGGTGGGCAACCCGGTGCTGGCGAGCCCCCACCTGGGCGGCATCCACTTCACCGGCTCCACGCCTACGTTCAACGTGATGTGGAAGACGGTGGGCGAGAACATCTCCCGCTACAAGCAGTACCCGCGCATCGTGGGAGAGACGGGCGGCAAGGACTTCATCGTCGCGCACCCGTCGGCGGCGGATGACCTGGAGGCGCTCGCGGTGGCCATCGTCCGCGGCGGCTTCGAGTACCAGGGCCAGAAGTGCTCCGCGCCCAGCCGCATCTTCGTCCCCGAGTCCATGTGGCCGAAGCTGAAGCCCCGCCTACAGGCGCTCATCAGCGAGATTCGCATGGGCGACGTGACGGACTTCCGCAACTTCATGGGCGCCGTCATCGACGAGAAGTCCTTCAAGAAGACGTCGGGCTACATCGACCTGGCGAAGAACGACAGCGGCGCCACGGTGGTGGCGGGCGGCGAGGTGGACCGGAAGGAGGGCTGGTTCATCAAGCCCACGCTGGTGCAGCTCCAGGACCCGAAGCACCGCATCATGCGCGAGGAAATCTTCGCGCCGGTGGTGGGCCTGCACGTGTACCCGGATTCGAAGTACGTGGAGACGCTGCGCGAGGTGGACGCGGCGGCCTCGTACGCGCTCACGGGCTCGGTGTTCGCGCGGGACAGGAAGGCCATCGACACGGCGCTGAGCGAGCTGCGCCACGCGGCGGGCAACTTCTACATCAACGACAAGCCCACGGGCGCGGTGGTGGGCCAGCAGCCCTTCGGCGGCTCGCGTGCGTCCGGCACCAACGACAAGGCGGGCTCGCTGCTCAACCTGACGCGGTGGACGAGCCCTCGCACCATCAAGGAGAACTTCATTCCGCCGACGAAGGTGGCGTATCCCTTCATGGACAGCGACCCGCACGAGGGCGCCATCTGA
- a CDS encoding DUF1579 family protein produces MNMPMMKMPAVTAEHERLWRLVGTWSGPDVQAPMPWSPGGEGTSTLTFTRALDGFGLLLDHVQTRDGKVVFRGHGVYMLEPGTPEVLWYWFDSIGFPPQAPGRGGWEGDVLTIVRKTARGEAHHVWQLDGDRLIHRIDSTLVAPGARATLLSGTYSRVKAG; encoded by the coding sequence ATGAACATGCCGATGATGAAGATGCCGGCGGTGACGGCGGAGCATGAGCGGCTCTGGCGGTTGGTGGGGACGTGGTCCGGGCCGGACGTGCAGGCGCCCATGCCGTGGAGCCCGGGCGGTGAGGGCACGAGCACGCTCACCTTCACGCGCGCGCTCGACGGCTTCGGCCTGCTGCTGGACCACGTGCAGACGCGGGATGGGAAGGTCGTCTTCCGCGGCCATGGCGTCTACATGCTCGAGCCCGGGACTCCGGAGGTGCTCTGGTACTGGTTCGATTCGATTGGCTTCCCGCCGCAGGCGCCAGGACGCGGCGGCTGGGAGGGCGACGTGCTCACCATCGTCCGCAAGACGGCGAGGGGTGAGGCCCACCACGTGTGGCAGCTCGACGGAGACCGGCTCATACACCGCATCGACAGCACGCTCGTGGCACCGGGCGCGCGGGCCACGCTGCTCAGCGGAACGTACTCGCGCGTGAAGGCTGGCTAG
- the uraH gene encoding hydroxyisourate hydrolase codes for MSTLSTHVLDTNRGRPASGVPITLEVQASGGTWKELARGVTNDDGRVRDFLPQGARVEPGLYRMTFDTGAYFRTLGVKGFYPSVTVLFELAAPDEHYHVPLLLSPFGYSTYRGS; via the coding sequence ATGAGCACTCTTTCCACGCATGTCCTCGATACGAACCGGGGCCGCCCGGCCTCCGGAGTTCCCATCACCCTCGAGGTGCAGGCCTCGGGCGGCACCTGGAAGGAATTGGCGCGCGGAGTCACCAACGACGACGGCCGCGTGCGCGACTTCCTTCCGCAGGGTGCTCGCGTCGAGCCGGGCCTCTACCGGATGACCTTCGATACGGGGGCGTATTTCCGGACGCTCGGCGTGAAGGGCTTCTATCCGTCCGTCACGGTGCTGTTCGAGCTCGCCGCTCCCGACGAGCACTACCACGTGCCGCTGCTCCTGAGCCCCTTCGGCTATTCCACCTACCGGGGAAGCTGA
- a CDS encoding response regulator: protein MKPRVLIVENSWTMRETLRLLLSGEFDCTTAADGEAGLAQALTQPPDVLLSDVNMDGMDGYELCRRFRAESTLKDIPVIFVSGYQPRESGGGADEAAPDVYLVKPVKPQVLITEIHALLRRDGNGPNATAVAAKARR from the coding sequence TTGAAGCCAAGGGTCCTCATCGTCGAGAACTCGTGGACGATGCGTGAGACGCTGCGTCTCCTGCTGTCCGGCGAGTTCGACTGCACCACGGCTGCCGACGGCGAGGCGGGGCTCGCCCAGGCGCTCACCCAGCCTCCGGACGTGCTGCTGTCGGACGTGAACATGGACGGGATGGACGGCTACGAGCTGTGCCGCCGCTTCCGCGCCGAGTCCACGCTGAAGGACATCCCCGTCATCTTCGTCAGCGGCTACCAGCCTCGCGAATCGGGCGGTGGCGCGGACGAGGCCGCGCCGGACGTGTACCTCGTCAAGCCGGTGAAGCCGCAGGTCCTCATCACCGAGATTCACGCCCTGCTACGGCGCGACGGCAATGGCCCCAACGCCACCGCCGTCGCGGCCAAGGCCCGCCGCTAG
- a CDS encoding cytochrome P450, with amino-acid sequence MSGRVNLLVPEVRANPYPTYAELRRSPVCQVDPGGYWVLTRHDDVVAAFKNPAVFSNTGMRMVTKPAWLGHNPFADSMIGMDPPNHTRLRTLVNRAFGPPVLARLESRIRGFAGAIVDRIPEGTAVDFVDAFCLPLPASVIGELIGLDPAQHHLYKRWADDLTSITSIPPGTAESPRMAEIRATVKETEHFMGRVLANRRVEPRDDLVTDLINARVDGEQLSDAELMNFMFLLLVAGLETTIHLLSHAMRVLMEHPDLVERLRANRAQIPRFLEEVLRYEPPVQAIMRVTTADTEIRGVTIPKGSPVALMMGAANRDETHFPDAETFNMDREGMNNLPFGHGVHFCLGAPLARLEAKLGLEALLTRFARFTSAGPMEWNRSMTVRGPVKMPVVAHAK; translated from the coding sequence GCGCCGTTCGCCCGTGTGCCAGGTGGACCCGGGAGGCTACTGGGTGCTCACCCGGCACGACGACGTGGTGGCGGCCTTCAAGAATCCGGCGGTGTTCTCCAACACGGGCATGCGCATGGTGACGAAGCCGGCGTGGCTGGGGCACAACCCGTTCGCGGACTCGATGATTGGGATGGACCCTCCGAACCACACGCGGCTGCGGACACTGGTCAACCGCGCCTTCGGTCCGCCGGTGCTGGCTCGCCTGGAGTCGCGCATCCGAGGCTTCGCGGGAGCGATTGTGGACCGCATCCCCGAGGGCACGGCGGTGGACTTCGTGGATGCCTTCTGTCTGCCATTGCCCGCGAGTGTCATCGGCGAGCTCATCGGGTTGGACCCGGCGCAGCACCATCTCTACAAGCGGTGGGCGGACGACCTCACGAGCATCACCTCCATTCCTCCCGGCACCGCGGAGTCGCCGCGCATGGCGGAGATTCGCGCTACGGTGAAGGAGACGGAGCACTTCATGGGGCGCGTGCTGGCGAATCGCCGCGTGGAGCCTCGGGACGATTTGGTCACGGACCTCATCAACGCGCGCGTGGATGGCGAGCAGCTGAGCGACGCGGAGCTCATGAACTTCATGTTCCTGCTGCTGGTGGCGGGGCTGGAGACGACCATCCACCTGCTGAGCCATGCGATGCGCGTGTTGATGGAGCATCCGGACCTGGTTGAGCGCCTGAGGGCGAATCGCGCGCAGATTCCGCGCTTCCTGGAGGAGGTGCTGCGCTACGAGCCGCCGGTGCAGGCCATCATGCGAGTCACCACCGCGGACACGGAGATTCGCGGTGTGACGATTCCGAAGGGCTCGCCGGTGGCGCTGATGATGGGCGCGGCGAACCGCGACGAGACGCACTTCCCCGACGCGGAGACGTTCAACATGGACCGCGAGGGGATGAACAATCTTCCGTTCGGGCATGGTGTGCACTTCTGTCTGGGGGCGCCGCTGGCGAGGCTGGAGGCGAAGCTGGGGCTGGAGGCGCTGCTGACGCGCTTCGCCCGCTTCACTTCAGCCGGGCCGATGGAGTGGAACCGTTCGATGACGGTGCGCGGCCCGGTGAAGATGCCCGTGGTGGCGCACGCGAAGTGA
- the alc gene encoding allantoicase yields the protein MQAPEEGKLRVGFTELIDLAAEAVGGKALLASDEFFAGKENLLKPGRGVFIPGKYTEQGKWMDGWESRRKRVPGHDWCILQLGLPGVVRGVDIDTNHFLGNFPEYASVDALEVEGSPSAESLVDAKWTRILPQLRLQGGSRNLFPIASEQRWTHLRLNIYPDGGVARFRVHGEVRPDFEKLVRAHGTVDLAAAEHGGTVVAFNDAFFGGKDNLILPGRAANMGEGWETRRKRTLPGFDWIVVKLAVPGNVQKVEVDTAHYKGNFPESASLEGCYLREPVVDFANAHDITWTELLPRTKLQADHRHFFESELRAQGPFTHVRLKIFPDGGVSRLRVHGRPA from the coding sequence ATGCAAGCCCCCGAAGAGGGAAAGCTGCGCGTTGGTTTCACCGAGCTCATCGACCTCGCGGCGGAAGCCGTGGGCGGCAAGGCCCTGCTGGCCAGTGATGAGTTCTTCGCGGGCAAGGAGAACCTGCTCAAGCCCGGCCGGGGCGTCTTCATCCCCGGCAAGTACACGGAGCAGGGCAAGTGGATGGACGGCTGGGAGTCGCGCCGCAAGCGCGTGCCGGGCCATGACTGGTGCATCCTCCAGCTCGGCCTGCCGGGCGTGGTGCGCGGCGTGGACATCGACACCAACCACTTCCTCGGCAACTTCCCCGAGTACGCCTCGGTGGATGCGCTCGAAGTCGAAGGCTCGCCCTCGGCCGAGTCGCTGGTGGACGCGAAGTGGACGCGCATCCTCCCGCAGCTTCGCTTGCAGGGCGGCTCGCGCAACCTGTTCCCCATTGCCAGCGAGCAGCGGTGGACGCACCTGCGCCTCAACATCTACCCGGACGGCGGCGTAGCGCGCTTCCGCGTGCACGGCGAGGTGCGGCCGGACTTCGAGAAGCTGGTGCGTGCGCACGGCACGGTGGACCTCGCTGCGGCGGAGCACGGCGGCACGGTGGTGGCATTCAACGACGCCTTCTTCGGCGGCAAGGACAACCTGATTCTTCCGGGCCGCGCGGCCAACATGGGCGAGGGCTGGGAGACGCGGCGCAAGCGCACGCTGCCGGGCTTCGACTGGATTGTGGTGAAGCTCGCCGTGCCGGGCAACGTGCAGAAGGTGGAGGTGGACACCGCGCACTACAAGGGCAACTTCCCCGAGTCCGCGTCGCTGGAGGGCTGCTACCTGCGCGAGCCGGTGGTGGACTTCGCCAACGCGCACGACATCACCTGGACGGAGCTGCTGCCGCGCACGAAGTTGCAAGCGGACCACCGGCACTTCTTCGAGTCCGAGCTGCGCGCGCAGGGGCCCTTCACCCACGTGCGCCTGAAAATCTTCCCCGACGGCGGCGTCAGCCGGCTGCGCGTCCACGGGCGGCCGGCATGA
- a CDS encoding FAD/NAD(P)-binding protein has translation MRILPRSPEPPSAPGLSALEDSIRKDLERLEYPKRPWVLPRCTRAGQPVLDVLVIGGGQSGLTAAFGLMRERVKNLLVVDDSEPDLAGPWKTFARMHTLRTPKHLTGPDHNLPNLCFQSWYEAQHGETSWESVERIPKEMWADYLNWYRRTLEIPVRCRTRVGALKWSAEEECFVAPLTHTREGDAGVLYARKVVLATGIDGSGRWEVPSVVAGLPRDLYAHTRDDIDFEALRGKSVGVLGAGASAFDNAAVALEHGAAEVRLFYRRKTLPNVNPYRWAEFVGFLKHHSDLPDADKWRFIHRIIEMGQLPPSDTFKRARNFPQFHLHGDSPWLSAEDVGGKARVRTPHGEFTFDKLIVGSGTVTDLSLRPELALLHEDIALWKDRFTPPKGQEHADLMRHPYLGAHFELQEKHPGRAPYLSSIFNFTFGCLLSLGFGGASISGMKYGLPRLVGGVTRQLYLDDRDAFFESLERYDEKEFEP, from the coding sequence ATGCGCATCCTGCCCCGCAGTCCCGAGCCCCCCTCGGCCCCAGGCCTGTCCGCGTTGGAGGACTCGATTCGGAAGGACTTGGAGCGGCTGGAGTACCCGAAGCGGCCGTGGGTGTTGCCGCGTTGCACAAGGGCCGGGCAGCCGGTGCTGGACGTGCTCGTCATCGGCGGCGGGCAGAGCGGCCTCACCGCCGCCTTCGGGCTGATGCGCGAGCGCGTCAAGAACCTGCTCGTGGTGGACGACAGCGAGCCGGACCTCGCGGGGCCCTGGAAGACCTTCGCGCGCATGCACACGCTGCGCACGCCCAAGCACCTCACCGGGCCGGACCACAACCTGCCCAACCTCTGCTTCCAGTCCTGGTACGAGGCGCAGCATGGCGAGACCTCCTGGGAGTCCGTGGAGCGCATTCCCAAGGAGATGTGGGCGGACTACCTCAACTGGTACCGCCGCACGCTGGAGATTCCGGTGCGCTGCCGCACGCGGGTGGGCGCGCTGAAGTGGAGCGCGGAGGAGGAGTGCTTCGTCGCTCCCCTGACGCACACGCGAGAGGGCGACGCGGGCGTGCTGTACGCGCGCAAGGTGGTGCTGGCCACCGGCATCGACGGCTCGGGCCGCTGGGAGGTTCCGTCCGTGGTGGCCGGCCTGCCGCGTGACTTGTACGCCCACACGCGCGACGACATCGACTTCGAGGCGCTGCGTGGCAAGAGTGTGGGCGTGCTCGGCGCGGGCGCGTCCGCCTTCGACAACGCGGCGGTGGCGCTGGAGCATGGCGCCGCCGAGGTGCGCCTGTTCTACCGCCGCAAGACGCTGCCCAATGTGAATCCCTACCGCTGGGCGGAGTTCGTGGGCTTCCTCAAGCACCACTCGGACCTGCCGGATGCGGACAAGTGGCGCTTCATCCACCGCATCATCGAGATGGGACAGCTTCCGCCCTCGGACACGTTCAAGCGCGCGCGCAACTTCCCCCAGTTCCACCTGCACGGCGACAGTCCGTGGCTGTCCGCCGAAGACGTCGGTGGCAAGGCCCGCGTCCGCACGCCGCATGGGGAGTTCACCTTCGACAAGCTCATCGTCGGCAGCGGCACGGTGACGGACCTGTCGCTGCGTCCGGAGCTGGCCCTGCTGCACGAGGACATCGCGCTGTGGAAGGACCGCTTCACGCCTCCCAAGGGGCAGGAGCATGCGGACCTGATGCGCCACCCGTACCTGGGCGCGCACTTCGAGCTGCAGGAGAAGCACCCGGGCCGCGCGCCGTACCTGTCCTCCATCTTCAACTTCACCTTCGGCTGCCTGCTGTCGCTGGGCTTCGGCGGGGCCAGCATCTCGGGGATGAAGTACGGCCTGCCCCGGCTGGTGGGCGGGGTGACTCGGCAGCTCTACCTGGATGACCGGGACGCGTTCTTCGAGTCCCTGGAACGCTACGACGAGAAGGAATTCGAGCCATGA